One Diabrotica virgifera virgifera chromosome 3, PGI_DIABVI_V3a genomic window carries:
- the LOC126881802 gene encoding uncharacterized protein LOC126881802, which produces MKGSRNVYEIEHNPKVNLTVMFTFSAIGNILPPMIIYPHKRLPNDILSAVPNSWGIGLTENGWMDNKNFYAYIGNIFNPYLDRNNITRPVMFFVDGHKTHLTVQTSQLCTDLKIILVALYPNATRLMPPADVAAFKPLKTFWNKAVLQFRRDNPQKVLTKVQFASVLKSAIDRLNPDVIRSGFRICGIFPWNSSALDYSKCLGKEFETEDNLDDHNDLPTLIDPNTTISYKQFCEIVGNEKIKQLGRNNGKTQSDDYQILKQIFSAFTEKSSVEISTKDEQEKF; this is translated from the coding sequence ATGAAGGGTTCCAGAAACGTCTATGAAATTGAACATAACCCAAAGGTTAACTTAACAGTTATGTTCACATTTTCTgcaataggcaatattttacctcCTATGATAATTTATCCCCATAAAAGATTGCCAAATGATATATTAAGTGCTGTGCCGAATTCGTGGGGTATTGGTTTAACAGAAAATGGTTGGATGGACAACAAAAACTTTTATGCATATAttggaaatatatttaacccTTATTTAGATCGAAATAATATTACACGTCCGGTGATGTTTTTTGTTGATGGGCATAAAACCCATTTAACTGTACAGACAAGTCAACTTTGTAcagatttgaaaattattttagtaGCTTTATATCCTAATGCCACGAGATTAATGCCACCAGCGGATGTGGCTGCATTTAAGCCTCTAAAAACTTTTTGGAACAAAGCTGTGCTTCAGTTTAGGAGAGACAACCCCCAAAAAGTGTTAACGAAAGTACAGTTTGCCTCTGTTTTAAAATCTGCTATAGATAGGTTAAATCCAGATGTTATCAGAAGTGGGTTTAGGATATGCGGTATATTTCCTTGGAATTCTTCTGCTCTTGACTATTCAAAATGTCTTGGGAAAGAATTTGAAACTGAAGATAATCTGGATGACCACAATGATTTACCAACACTTATTGATCCAAATACAACAatttcttataaacaattttgtgaaatagttggcaatgaaaaaattaaacagcTAGGTCGAAATAATGGTAAAACTCAATCTGATGATTACCAAATATTAAAACAAATCTTTTCAGCATTTACAGAAAAATCTTCGGTAGAAATATCTACAAAGGACGAACAAGAAAAATTTTAG